The proteins below are encoded in one region of Juglans microcarpa x Juglans regia isolate MS1-56 chromosome 4D, Jm3101_v1.0, whole genome shotgun sequence:
- the LOC121259940 gene encoding DExH-box ATP-dependent RNA helicase DExH12, producing the protein MAHLGGGAEAHARHKQYEYRANSSLVLTTDSRPRDTHEPTGEPESLWGKIDPRSFGDRAFRGKPPELDEKLQKAKRKKKERDPLAEAAPGRQSKRRRLQEESVLTSSEEGVYQPKTKETRAAYEAMLSVIQQQLGGQPLSIVSGAADEILAVLKNDILKNPDKKKEIEKLLNPIPNPVFDQLVSIGRLITDYQDGGDAAGPAAANGDDALDDDVGVAVEFEENEEEDEESDLDMVQEDEDDDDDVVEANGAGAMQMGGGIDDDDDMREANESMSLNALSIGAYWLQGKISEAFEKQIDPQQCQKLAEDVLKILAEGDDREVESKLLVLLQFDKFSLIKFLLRNRLKIVWCTRLARAEDDDQKKKIEEEMMGLGPELAAIVDQLHATRASAKERQKNLEKSIREEARRLKDESGGDGDRGRRGPVDRDADSGWGQRQLLDLDSIAFEQGGRLVAAKKIELPDGSYRHSSKGYEEIHVPALKPKPFDPKEKLVKISDMPDWAQPAFKGMKELNRVQSKVYETALFKADNILLCAPTGAGKTNVAVLTILQQIALNRNSDGSFNHSNYKIVYVAPMKALVAEVVGNLSNRLQYFDVKVRELSGDQSLTRQQIEETQIIVTTPEKWDIITRKSGDRTYTQLVKLLIIDEIHLLHDNRGPVLESIVARTVRQIESSREHIRLVGLSATLPNYEDVALFLRVDLHQGLFHFDNSYRPVPLSQQYIGITVKKPLQRFQLMNDVCYEKVMAIAGKHQVLIFVHSRKETAKTARAIRDAALANDTLGRFLKEDSASREILHTHTDLVKSNELKDLLPYGFAIHHAGLARADRQLVEELFADGHVQVLVSTATLAWGVNLPAHTVIIKGTQIYNPEKGAWTELSPLDVMQMLGRAGRPQFDSYGEGIIITGHSELQYYLSLMNQQLPIESQFVSKLPDQLNAEIVLGTVQNAREASNWIGYTYLYVRMVRNPTLYGLPADVLTRDITLEERRADLIHSAATILDKNNLVKYDRKSGYFQVTDLGRIASYYYITHGTISTYNEHLKPTMGDIELCRLFSLSEEFKYVTVRQDEKMELAKLLDRVPIPIKESLEEPSAKINVLLQAYISQLKLEGLSLTSDMVFITQSAGRLMRALFEIVLKRGWAQLAEKALNLCKMINKRMWSVQTPLRQFNGIPNDTLMKLEKKDLAWDRYYDLSSQEIGELIRVPKMGRTLHKFIHQFPKLNLAAHVQPITRTVLRVELTITPDFQWEDKVHGYVEPFWVIVEDNDGEYVLHHEYFMLKKQYIDEDHTLNFTVPIYEPLPPQYFIRVVSDRWLGSQTVLPVSFRHLILPEKYPPPTELLDLQPLPVTALRNPSYEALYSFKHFNPVQTQVFTVLYNTDDNVLVAAPTGSGKTICAEFAILRNHQKGPESVMRVVYIAPLEALAKERYRDWERKFGKDGIKMRVVELTGEATTDLKLLEKSQIIISTPEKWDALSRRWKQRKPVQQVSLFIVDELHLIGGQGGPVLEVIVSRMRYIASQVENKIRIVALSTSLANAKDLGEWIGATSHGLFNFPPGVRPVPLEVHIQGVDIANFEARMQAMTKPTYTAIVQLAKNEKPALVFVPTRKHVRLTAVDLMTYSDGDGEKKPFLLQTPDKLDPYIDRVNDEMLKATLRHGVGYLHEGLTDRDRDIVSYLFGIGGIKVCVMSSSMCWGVSLSAHLVVVMGTQYYDGRENAHTDYPVTDLLQMMGHASRPLLDNSGKCVILCHAPRKEYYKKFLYEAFPVESHLHHFLHDNLNAEIVAKIIENKQDAVDYLTWTFMYRRLTQNPNYYNLQGVSHRHLSDHLSELVENTLSNLEASKCVIIEDDMDLTPSNLGMIASYYYISYTTIERFSSSLTSKTKMKGLLEILSSATEYAQLPVRPGEEDVVRRLINHQRFSFENPKCTDPHVKANALLQAHFARQTVGGNLASDQREVLLSASRLLQAMVDVISSNGWLSLALLAMEISQMVTQGMWERDSMLLQLPHFTKELAKKCQENPGKSIETVFDLVEMEDDERRELLQMSDDQLLHIAQFCNRFPNIDMTYEVLDNDSVRAGREMTLLVTLERDMEGRTEVGPVDAPRYPKAKDEGWWLVVGDTKTNQLLAIKRVSLQRKSKVKLDFAPAEAGKKTYTLYFMCDSYLGCDQEYTFTVNVREAAGPDEDSGEE; encoded by the exons ATGGCGCATCTGGGCGGAGGTGCGGAAGCACACGCCAGGCACAAACAGTACGAGTATCGAGCTAACTCCAGTCTGGTCTTGACCACCGACTCTCGCCCACGGGACACCCATGAACCCACTGGCGAGCCCGAATCGCTATGGGGAAAGATCGACCCCAGAAGTTTCGGCGATAGGGCCTTCCGTGGGAAACCTCCCGAATTGGACGAGAAGCTTCAGAAAGccaagaggaagaagaaggaacgCGACCCACTTGCCGAGGCCGCACCCGGTCGCCAGAGCAAGCGGCGCCGCCTTCAAGAAGAAAGCGTCTTGACTTCTTCCGAGGAAGGTGTGTACCAGCCTAAGACTAAGGAGACGAGGGCTGCGTATGAGGCTATGCTTAGTGTCATTCAGCAACAGTTGGGTGGCCAGCCTCTGAGTATTGTCAGTGGCGCCGCAGATGAGATCTTGGCGGTCCTTAAGAATGATATACTGAAGAATCCGGACAAGAAGAAGGAGATTGAGAAGCTATTGAACCCGATTCCAAACCCTGTTTTTGATCAGTTGGTATCAATAGGTAGGCTTATCACGGATTACCAGGATGGGGGTGATGCCGCTGGGCCTGCTGCTGCAAATGGGGATGATGCTCTCGATGACGATGTGGGTGTTGCagttgagtttgaagagaatgaggaggaggatgaggagagTGATCTTGATATGGTCCAggaagatgaggatgatgatgatgacgtgGTTGAAGCGAATGGTGCTGGAGCTATGCAAATGGGGGGTGGGATTGACGATGACGATGACATGAGAGAAGCAAATGAGAGTATGAGCCTTAATGCTCTGAGCATTGGCGCTTATTGGCTTCAGGGGAAGATCTCTGAAGCATTTGAGAAACAGATTGATCCACAACAGTGCCAGAAGCTTGCAGAAGACGTGCTTAAGATACTCGCCGAAGGTGATGACAGAGAAGTTGAATCAAAGCTGTTGGTGCTTCTCCAATTCGATAAATTTAGCCTTATTAAGTTTTTGTTGAGGAATCGACTGAAGATTGTTTGGTGTACCCGCTTGGCGAGGGCCGAAGATGACGATCAGAAGAAAAAGATTGAGGAGGAAATGATGGGTTTGGGTCCAGAACTGGCGGCTATTGTGGATCAGTTGCATGCCACGAGGGCTAGTGCAAAAGAAAGGCAAAAGAATTTGGAGAAGAGTATTAGAGAAGAGGCTCGTCGGTTGAAGGATGAGAGCGGTGGAGATGGGGACAGGGGTAGGCGAGGTCCTGTTGATAGAGATGCAGACAGTGGTTGGGGCCAGCGCCAGTTGCTTGATCTTGACAGTATAGCTTTTGAACAAGGTGGTCGTTTGGTGGCGGCAAAAAAGATTGAGCTTCCAGATGGGTCTTATAGGCATTCTAGCAAGGgatatgaagaaattcatgtgCCTGCATTGAAGCCCAAACCATTTGATCCAAAAGAGAAACTGGTAAAAATATCTGATATGCCAGACTGGGCACAACCGGCTTTTAAAGGAATGAAAGAGTTGAACAGGGTACAGAGTAAAGTATATGAGACTGCACTTTTTAAAGCTGACAATATCCTCTTATGCGCTCCAACTGGGGCAGGGAAAACTAACGTTGCCGTGCTAACTATACTTCAGCAGATAGCATTAAACAGGAATTCAGATGGTTCATTTAACCACAGCAATTATAAGATTGTATATGTTGCTCCTATGAAAGCTCTAGTTGCTGAAGTTGTCGGAAATTTGTCCAATCGTTTGCAGTACTTCGATGTCAAGGTCAGGGAGTTAAGTGGAGATCAGTCACTGACTCGCCAGCAAATTGAAGAAACTCAAATTATAGTCACAACTCCTGAGAAGTGGGATATCATTACCAGGAAGTCAGGCGATCGGACTTATACGCAGCTTGTGAAGCTTCTCATCATTGATgagattcatcttcttcatgaTAACAGAGGACCTGTGCTTGAAAGTATTGTTGCTAGAACAGTTAGGCAGATTGAAAGTTCAAGAGAGCATATTCGGTTGGTAGGGTTATCTGCTACACTCCCTAATTATGAGGATGTGGCTTTGTTCTTACGAGTTGATCTGCACCAAGGATTATTCCACTTTGACAATAGTTACAGACCCGTCCCTCTTTCTCAACAGTATATTGGAATCACAGTAAAGAAGCCACTCCAGAGGTTCCAGCTGATGAATGACGTCTGTTACGAAAAGGTAATGGCTATAGCAGGAAAGCATCAAGTCCTTATTTTTGTTCACTCAAGAAAAGAAACAGCCAAAACAGCTCGTGCCATAAGAGATGCTGCTCTTGCTAATGATACTCTGGGGAGATTTTTGAAGGAGGACAGTGCAAGCCGGGAGATTCTCCATACTCATACAGATCTGGTCAAGAGCAATGAACTTAAAGATCTTCTACCATATGGTTTTGCTATTCATCATGCCGGGTTGGCAAGGGCTGACCGCCAGCTCGTTGAGGAGCTATTTGCTGATGGACATGTGCAAGTGTTGGTATCCACTGCAACTCTTGCATGGGGTGTGAATTTACCTGCTCACACAGTCATTATCAAGGGGACCCAAATATACAATCCAGAAAAGGGTGCATGGACCGAACTGTCCCCTCTGGATGTTATGCAGATGCTGGGTCGTGCAGGAAGGCCCCAGTTTGATTCATATGGGGAGGGCATAATCATTACTGGTCATAGTGAACTACAATATTATCTTTCTTTAATGAATCAGCAGCTTCCTATTGAAAGCCAGTTTGTGTCCAAACTGCCTGATCAATTGAATGCAGAAATTGTTCTTGGAACTGTTCAAAATGCTAGAGAAGCCTCCAATTGGATTGGGTACACTTACTTGTATGTTCGTATGGTGCGCAACCCTACACTGTATGGTTTACCAGCCGATGTTCTCACGAGAGATATAACTTTGGAGGAGAGGAGGGCTGATTTG ATTCATTCTGCTGCAACCATACTGGACAAaaataatttggttaaataTGATAGAAAAAGTGGATATTTTCAAGTCACAGACTTGGGTCGCATTGCTAGCTACTATTATATAACTCACGGGACAATATCCACCTATAATGAGCATTTGAAGCCCACTATGGGAGATATCGAGCTTTGTCGGTTGTTTTCACTCAGTGAAGAATTCAAATATGTTACAGTGCGGCAGGATGAAAAAATGGAACTAGCAAAGCTTTTGGATCGTGTTCCTATTCCCATCAAGGAAAGCTTGGAAGAACCTAGCGCCAAGATTAACGTTTTGCTGCAAGCATACATTTCACAGTTGAAGCTTGAAGGTCTTTCATTAACGTCTGACATGGTGTTCATAACTCAG AGTGCGGGACGTCTTATGCGAGCTCTTTTTGAGATTGTGTTGAAACGTGGATGGGCGCAATTGGCTGAGAAGGCTTTGAACTTGTGCAAAATGATTAACAAGAGGATGTGGAGTGTACAAACACCTCTTCGCCAATTCAATGGGATCCCAAATGATACTTTGATGAAGTTAGAGAAGAAGGATTTGGCCTGGGATAGGTATTATGACCTTTCATCTCAGGAGATAGGGGAGCTTATTCGTGTCCCAAAGATGGGAAGGACACTTCATAAATTTATTCACCAATTCCCCAAACTTAACCTTGCAGCACATGTGCAGCCAATTACCCGCACTGTTTTGAGGGTTGAGCTCACCATAACGCCAGACTTTCAATGGGAGGACAAAGTTCATGGATACGTGGAGCCattttgggtgattgtggaggATAATGATGGTGAATATGTTCTTCATCatgaatattttatgttgaagaAGCAGTATATCGACGAGGATCACACTTTGAATTTCACAGTGCCAATTTATGAGCCATTGCCTCCTCAGTACTTCATCCGTGTTGTGTCAGATAGATGGCTTGGGTCACAAACTGTTTTACCCGTTTCTTTCAGGCACCTCATTCTACCAGAAAAGTATCCTCCACCAACAGAGCTATTGGACTTGCAACCGCTTCCTGTGACCGCCTTAAGGAATCCATCATATGAAGCTCTTTATAGTTTTAAGCATTTTAATCCTGTTCAGACTCAGGTATTCACTGTCCTGTATAATACAGATGACAATGTTTTAGTTGCTGCTCCAACAGGGAGTGGGAAGACCATATGTGCGGAGTTTGCGATCTTAAGGAATCATCAAAAAGGACCCGAGAGCGTCATGCGTGTTGTGTATATTGCGCCCCTTGAAGCACTGGCCAAGGAACGGTACCGTGATTGGGAGAGGAAGTTTGGAAAGGATGGTATTAAAATGCGGGTGGTTGAATTAACAGGGGAAGCAACTACAGATTTGAAACTTCTTGAGAAAAGTCAGATAATTATCAGTACTCCAGAGAAATGGGATGCTTTGTCTCGCCGTTGGAAACAGAGGAAACCTGTTCAACAAGTTAGCCTTTTCATCGTTGATGAACTCCACTTGATTGGGGGTCAAGGTGGTCCTGTCTTGGAGGTGATTGTTTCCAGGATGAGGTATATTGCAAGTCAAGTGGAGAACAAGATTCGAATTGTGGCCCTGTCAACTTCACTTGCAAATGCAAAGGATCTTGGGGAATGGATAGGTGCTACCTCTCATGGCCTTTTCAATTTTCCTCCTGGCGTACGTCCTGTGCCATTGGAAGTACACATCCAGGGGGTGGACATAGCTAATTTTGAAGCGAGGATGCAAGCGATGACAAAACCAACATATACTGCAATTGTTCAGCTTGCCAAGAATGAGAAGCCTGCTCTTGTTTTTGTTCCAACAAGGAAGCATGTCCGACTCACTGCTGTGGATCTGATGACCTACTCCGATGGGGATGGAGAGAAGAAGCCATTTTTATTGCAGACCCCTGACAAACTCGATCCTTACATTGACAGAGTTAACGATGAAATGCTTAAAGCCACTTTACGTCATGGAGTTGGTTACTTGCACGAGGGCTTAACTGATAGGGATCGAGACATTGTGTCATATCTGTTTGGCATTGGGGGTATTAAGGTTTGTGTCATGAGCAGCTCAATGTGTTGGGGAGTGTCACTGTCAGCCCATTTGGTGGTCGTGATGGGAACACAATATTATGATGGTCGGGAAAATGCTCACACTGATTACCCAGTTACTGATCTGCTACAAATGATGGGTCATGCTAGTCGACCTTTGTTAGATAACTCTGGGAAGTGTGTCATCCTTTGCCATGCACCTCGTAAAGAATATTACAAGAAGTTCTTGTACGAAGCATTCCCGGTTGAAAGCCATTTGCACCACTTTCTACACGATAATCTGAATGCAGAAATTGTCGCAAAAATCATTGAGAACAAGCAAGATGCTGTGGATTATCTTACGTGGACGTTTATGTACAGGAGGCTCACACAAAATCCCAACTATTACAATCTTCAGGGAGTTAGTCACAGGCATCTTTCTGATCACCTGTCAGAGCTTGTAGAGAACACATTGAGCAATTTAGAAGCAAGTAAATGTGTTATCATTGAGGATGATATGGATCTTACTCCTTCGAATCTTGGGATGATAGCATCCTATTATTACATCAGTTACACTACTATAGAGCGTTTCAGTTCTTCTTTGACTTCCAAGACAAAAATGAAGGGTCTTCTGGAGATTTTGTCTTCAGCTACAGAATATGCACAACTTCCTGTACGACCTGGGGAGGAAGATGTGGTTCGGAGGTTGATTAATCACCAGAggttttcatttgaaaatccCAAGTGCACGGACCCGCATGTGAAAGCAAATGCACTTCTTCAGGCCCACTTTGCACGGCAAACTGTCGGTGGGAACCTAGCATCGGACCAGCGAGAGGTGCTTCTTTCTGCAAGTAGATTGCTTCAGGCAATGGTTGATGTTATTTCAAGCAATGGCTGGCTGAGCCTTGCTCTCCTCGCAATGGAAATCAGCCAAATGGTGACACAGGGCATGTGGGAACGTGATTCCATGCTTCTACAACTCCCACACTTTACAAAGGAGTTGGCCAAGAAATGCCAAGAAAACCCTGGAAAGAGTATAGAGACTGTATTTGATTTagtggagatggaggatgacgAGAGGCGCGAGCTATTGCAGATGTCAGATGATCAGTTGCTGCACATTGCACAGTTCTGCAACCGTTTCCCCAATATTGATATGACATACGAGGTGCTGGACAACGATAGTGTGAGGGCTGGGAGGGAGATGACGCTGCTGGTCACTCTTGAGAGAGATATGGAGGGAAGGACAGAGGTAGGACCTGTTGATGCTCCCAGGTATCCCAAGGCCAAAGACGAAGGGTGGTGGCTTGTTGTGGGCGATACCAAAACCAACCAGTTGCTTGCCATCAAGAGGGTTTCCCTGCAAAGAAAATCGAAGGTTAAGCTTGATTTCGCCCCTGCAGAAGCTGGAAAGAAGACATACACACTCTATTTCATGTGTGATTCATATCTGGGATGTGACCAAGAGTATACCTTCACCGTCAATGTCAGAGAAGCAGCAGGTCCTGATGAAGATAGCGGGGAAGAATAA
- the LOC121259941 gene encoding calvin cycle protein CP12-3, chloroplastic, whose product MESWKLIYIISFSKSENSIETKFRGGQSANMASRAAPGVTGSSRSPPFSFRSAASLPMISLPVRIHANGKTNKGLTVRAMAVAKFKGTQRREKQLTEMIERKVTEAKEVCEGDETSDECKVAWDEVEEVSQAKADLRLKLQQEKDPLESFCQDNPETDECRVYED is encoded by the coding sequence ATGGAAAGTTGGAAACTCATTTATatcatttccttttccaaaagCGAAAATTCAATAGAAACAAAGTTTAGAGGCGGTCAGAGCGCAAACATGGCGTCGAGAGCTGCTCCAGGCGTTACTGGTTCTTCTCGTTCACCACCGTTCTCTTTCAGATCTGCTGCTTCGCTTCCCATGATATCGCTTCCCGTACGGATCCATGCGAATGGAAAGACGAACAAGGGCTTGACGGTGAGAGCGATGGCAGTGGCGAAATTCAAAGGGACTCAGCGGAGGGAGAAGCAGCTGACGGAGATGATCGAGAGGAAGGTGACGGAAGCGAAGGAGGTGTGCGAGGGGGACGAGACGTCGGACGAGTGCAAGGTGGCGTGGGACGAGGTCGAAGAGGTGAGTCAAGCAAAGGCCGATCTCAGGCTCAAGCTGCAGCAGGAAAAAGATCCTCTCGAGTCGTTTTGCCAGGACAATCCTGAGACTGACGAGTGCCGAGTCTACGAGGACTGA